TAAAGATTAACTTTATGTATGATCACTCAACAGAACATCATATATTAATAAGTACATGATTTCACAAGTAcatattcatattatatataattataattatttatcagtTATAAAAGTTTAgtaattttaactattaaataGGTGTTACAATCACtaaatatcttataataataCAAACATTATATTATAGGAAAAATTAACATGGTATAATTAATACAGAGTAAAagatgtaattatatttattaacttaatattatatttacatactattttgttaaaagaataaatataaataaaaaataacacaaatgtttatttatttacaatttaaaattaaaacatacacTATTATAGAAATTGGTAAAAAATCCAAGGTAATTTATTACTACGCGAATTCTTTCTACAAAAATAACATTAGTAAAGGGTTAAAACCCATCAACACTAAACATAACTCtaactaaaaacaattatgtttGTAGTGAGTTGCATGttctaaaaaaatactttaagaaagataaatataaattttctacacttaaaaataatttaatttaattttaaaaattttaatttttaattatattttttttctgtaattttattcttcatattttcctttagatactcaattttttaattcctatgaaatgtttttatataatcataaaaaggTGGACAAAGATGTAATTACACGTACCTTtctactaatttttaaataaaattgtaacacaataaatattgatattatttttatttaaaaaattttaaaattataaaaaatgtgtatgtattttaaaatcaaaataataacgAAGAAGACTAGCAAAAGATTGATAAACTTAAACGTAtctaatgcatttgcttttaaTAGTTGGATGCAAATTGAGTCACTGTTTTAATATAAGTCATATATTTATGGTTACTTAAATTTTTAGATAGttgttaataaatttctttaatttcaaagaattttatctttatttataaataactattataaatatattttattagaaatgcCATAATGGTTTACAAAAAGAACttaatctttataatataatgtttcTAGTAATGTAATCTTCAAGTTTgactttaaataaatacaaagtaAAAGgcttatagattttttttttaattaaaagcaaGTTATAACATATctatatttatgaatatattttagttaaaatagtagttaattataatttgtaggTGAAAACAGTTGTTAAAGAGAAAtctatttttacaattttgaaGTTTGAATTCAGTTgctaaagataaagataaatataagttaTGCTTAAATATGCTAAATCTGTGCAATAAATGACATATAGCTgtgtaaatttcatttaaaatgttgagactttattataatattttgaacattttcacacgtaaaaatattatttttcttttaaagtatttgtattatttttgtttattatgtgTTAATTAACTGAGGAACCTACACCATCACCTTACATgctaatcatataaaaaaatcttaaataatgaAACATGAATTTCTCATTATAAatctcaaacaaaattaatgcaTATTATTCTAATGCTactttaatacatttaataatcTCACATTAAACAGTTGTTTAACTATAAATTCTTTGAAttgcattttaaaaataaaattttaaattccaaaactgattttaacaatattatctTCACctatttaagaaattttgagaaaaaaaaataaagtaactgaataatcaatcatacaactctaatttaaaaacaaaatataaacaaaacataaactacagattaaaatatataaaattacaaagtCATACAAAATATCAATCGGGGtaacaaaagttataattaatttccaATAAGCTCTCACTAATGATAGTAATAAATAATGTGTTGCTATCTATAATATTAAACCtttcaaatacatttttatGTAACCATGGATCTGATCATAAATTTTAccaatcaataatattttatctaagGAGAGTTGTTATCTTTCAATATGATCATTCCAAAGTCAATAGATTTCtacttttttatcacaaaaaacaatatttccatatttatatataattattttcttaatttttgacTTTTAAGTTGGGACATTCTACAAGTGTAAACCTATTTTGTAGACAATCTTAAAGGAAGTGGTTACAAGCCTGTGTGCACTATGAGGAGTCACCTTCCTAAGAATATCACAAAGacacagaaaaagaaaattaagatggAAAACCTGACCATGAAAAAACACAACCAAATTAATTATAGTAACGGTCGTATGGATAGGTCACAACTACAAGCAACAGCATGGGCATGATGGGAGAAAAGGTAGTCAAATAGAGAGCCACGTGTCAGTGAGTACAATGTAGTCGCAGCACCCGAATATCCCTCCAGGAAAAACTACCACAATTCCCATAATACCCTTCCAgttcttctctttctcctttctcttCTCCTCAACCCACTGATTCACACCACATGGCACAGAaacagaagaagagaagagaaaggtcACTTGGTAGCAGCAGCAATAGCAGAGCAGCTTCAACCCTGTCTCTCCCTTTCTCTGCTCCATTACCCATTTTTTCTCCCACTAAAAAGGACCCAACCATGTACTCTAATCCCTCCCCAAgagtttaaagttttttttttttcttttcttggttttggttttgtttttgttttgtttgttatcTGGGTGGTCTCACTCATCCCTCCATTGAATCCACCTGGCCCCACCCACCAAAACCTTCGTCACAGACACACCTAAACACAAACTTCCTCACACTCCTAGTTATTGCACACTCCCTTGAATGCGCTCTAacatttgtgtttttttctcGCCCTTCCCTCTTTTTGCTGGGCATTGTTTGACTTCACTTCCAGGACTCCTCTCACttagttttctctctcttcaattCTGACGGTGATGTTTCACTCTCTCCAGAACTTGATCCCTATTGCTTTGccgtttagttttttttttttttttttgaattgcTGTATTTTTTCAGGTTTGGGTGCTGTGGGATGGTTTGAGTTAGGGGGTGGTGGTTtgtgttagggtttttccttgTACAATTTGTGTTGGTGGAGGAACTACCTGTGGTAGGTTTGAGAATGTCTGGTGGGGAGGTAGGTGGTGGGAGTGTTTTTGTGGCCTGGGAGGAGCAGGTGATATGCCAGGAGCGTGGGAACCGAGTGATTCACTTCTATCTGAAGGATGCGTCAGGAAATTCGGTGCTGGCCGTTGTGGGGACCGAGAGGAGTGTGAGGCACATGATGTATGTTGTCCCTGACCATTTCTTGCAGGCCTATGGATCCACACAGCCAATCAATGCCTGCAAGTGGAGGGCACGGCGTGAGGTTGTTGACTGGCTTACTTGTTTGGTCTCCAGGAATAGGTCACACCATGCAGGTAGTTTGACTCTTTATAGTGTTCTATGGGTGATTTGTATGGTATTATGGAATGTTCATTGTGGATGCATATGCTGAATGTTACTTACTACTGTTTGCATAGTCTTTTGCCCTGGAATTTTACCAGAAAGGTTGTATGTTTTGTTATCCccttaatgttttgaaaaaaaatggtttgtCACGGTGGTTTGTTATTTCAGCTACAACAATAAGGATTTTGGGATCACCAGGACTGCAATTGGGGCTGCATTTGTTCATAATTTCCTGCAATATCAACTGGTACTTCAGTTTGAAACCTTCCCAGCCTAACGGCAGGCCTGGTTGTTGGTAGTAATCTGTTGTCATGCACTAACACCTGAAAGCTACAAGACCCGTGCTGATTAATTTCATGGTGGCTTGGGTGTTGTCAGTTGTACTAGGTCATAAAGGGGTGTCTAATACCAACACCAGAAAACACGTTTTGATTAATCAAGTAATAGCTCTGTTGTTTTTTATAGTTCAGTTATAAACCGACCGGAGTCTTGTATTGACACCGGGATGCTATATTGTACTAATTAATTGTATAATGGCTTGGTTTTTGATGGTTATAGTCAGTCATAAATTGGTGTCTTGTATCACCGACATTAGAAAGCGACAAAAATATTTCTGATTAATCAAGAAATAGCTTGGTTGTTTTTAGTTGTTGGTTATAGAATGACTAGTGTCTCATATTAATGCTGGAAAGCTACAAGGCTTGTGCTGATTGACTGCACAACTATACTTCCTATGAGTTTATCTACTAAAGGAATTTGGTCAAGTCTGTGCTGAGTTATATAGGTTATGTCGTCAACTGACTCACTGGTTTGTTCTGGTGGAATTGCCCACTTCACAGGCAGTAGTTAGGTTTTCAGCACGCAAtcagaatttttattgttttgagttATTTTGTTTCTGTGAAATATTAATTGCTGATGCATGTGCTGGAAGTTACTGTATGCATGGTTTTGGCTCACGGAATTTTGACACGAAGATTTTTATTGGCACCTAATGAGACTcgattttcattactttttcaGCCGTAACTGCTTGTCCTGTATTTTTTATAGAAAGTATTTAGACTTGTTCTGATTAATAACGGAAATGCACTTCCCGTGAGTTTATCTTTTCAAGGAATTTTGTCAACTCCTGTTATTCTTCCCTGCATGACCACTTACATAAAAGTTATTTACATGCACCTTATTTGTGGGTCTTTGAACTTATTGAAGATTTACAATAATAGGtgaatttattttggaaatcaAAGATTTTTTGTGGTTGGTTCAAATTGAGTAAATTGGTTTATTCTAAATAGTGCCATTACGgcatcaaatattttaattatattgctTAAGTGCAAATttaatggaatttatatgttACTTTTCCTAGTAAGTTATTAAGGATGACTACTTATCGCCATGTTAGCATTTGTCATTGATGTTTTCCATGTTCAGTGAATAAATGTGAGAGTAGCAGTGATTGGTTTGTTATTCTGGTTAGTGACCTGTCATTTTGCTTATGTAATTAATACGGCAACAATCgaaaaatagttttctttcctttcttgaAAACATGAGTTATCAGATATTGTATTAATACATTATGATATTTCTTTATAGTTGCACTTATGGTTAGAAAAACGTCGTTTAGAGACTTAATCTGGCCTTATGGCTTGAATTGCTTGCTTCCATTATGAAGCAAGGCAGAAAAAAGCACCAGCCTTTTTAGTTCTGATAGACTGACGATAATATagctaataataataaaagaattaggGTTCTAGGGTTGACAAACCACTCAtatacactatatatatatatatatatatatatatatatatatatatatatatatatatatatatatattacatgacAACTTAATACAAGTCTTGTGGTCTACTTATTCTTGGTTGACTTGTATAATACCTCAGTAGTCAATCCCAACTAGTAGCATGGTGTGGTGAACCCCAAAAAAGCTTCAGGGACAACAGGATGACCACTATTTCGAACCTAAACAACAGGCATCAACATGTAACTGCAGTAGTATATatgttgaaaaataaagaaaaatctccTAAAGTTAATAAGTCATTGTtgcttcaatatttttaaacctaaaccctaaacattTTTAAAGAGACTGAAGATAGAATTGAGTAGAAAGTCTTGAAAGAGGGCTTAAGCCTAATCTCACAAAATAGTTGCAAAATGAGGTTTGAATGCACCTATGCActataataattcaattatatctCCAGTCAATGTGGATCTCTCACACATCCTTTCACGTTGAGTACTGAAAATCTTAAGCGTGACATGTTAGGATATATTTTGGTACCACCTTAGTTAGTGAGTTTAggtctaactcaatcctacatAATCAATTTGGAAAGTGAGCTTTGTACCCATTTACATAGTATATAATTTGATCATATATCTAGTCGATATGAGATCTCTACAAGAAAGAAGTAGAAATAAGATTGAAATGGAGGAGGACAGGTTTCAACAATGACGAAAATGCCTAAAATTAACGAGGAAAGATGAATATTTGCAAACCAGTGAGAAAAAGTCTCAATGCCAAAAAATTGGCTAGAAAGTGCTGCATGGCAGAAAGGAATAGTGTGTGGTGCTATAAACTTGCAGACAAGTGCAGTAGAGGGTTCTGATGTATAAGAGGCTAAGGAAAACCTTAAAAGGATCAACTTCAAATTGCTTGATCTTCCAATGTTGCCCTCTATATATGAGCTTGAAATGGCACTTTGTCAAGGGGAAAACTATCTCTAGTACCATATTTGACATTGCATTAGCAAATGTTGCAGAATATTGTGATTTGAACCGCTCCACCAGTGACATTTAGGTGTAAACATGACTCGATTCAAAGAGTGGTGACCTTTGTTTGACTTTCCATATTGAGTAGTATAAACTACTTAATGTGGTATTTGAGGCTCTTCCACCTAATAATAGGTTAGTGTTTTGGGTTAGGCTCTCGCCAAGTGCTCTTTAACGAGGGGTCCAACTAGAAAAACTAGGTTATTGGGTGGAAGAGTCTCAGGATTTTAAAGTATTACATCAAGTAATTTATGCTACTCAATGTAGAATGCCTAACATTGCCACCCTCTTTAAATCCATAACAACTTTCACTCTATTGACACTACTAAATGGCAGGTTTTTCTATTCGACAATATTAGTGTCCTATCAATATTCAGTTTGCACTTTAATATAGCCTATAAGTAACCCTTACCTTAGCCCGACTTTCAATGAAAGTAACCTATTGAGAAGAGAGAAACCAAGAAGGCATATGATAAAATATGAGTGTTTATGACCACAAGggaattatataatattttgttatcatCATTGACTATATCTATAGGATTCTAacactctcttcaagttggagCATATAGGTCATATGTACCAAGCTTTTCACATATGTAATTAATCCAAGGACCCCTTGGTGAATATATATGCTAGGTGATCATCAGAATTTTCCCAGATATAACTTTTTCTCTAACAAAGTTACAATTAACTTCAATATGCGTTGTCCTTTAAAATCATATCTTTAGCACTGCCTCTCAAGTTGAAACTTATGTATAAGTCAAGCTTGTTACAAAGCTAGGTGGTTTTTGGAGCTGACAAAGTATATAATGACAAAGCTTCACACATCAATTTGGTGTGTGTGAAGATGATGTGCCAATTAGCTTGTGGCACATGGTGGCAGTTGGAAGTGAGTGAGGCAGCTAGTGGTTGCCAAATAAGGGCAACTCAATTATAGAGTCACATTAGTGGTAAGAGGATGCTGCGATTGCAAGAGAGCAAATAAAACTCGGAGCAAAAGGACTGTTGTAGAGGAATAATTGCTTGGAGAGTGCAATGGTTTTTGAAGACCAAAATTGGTCAAAGGGCACGCCAACTGCCTGAGAGCAAAATTGCTCAAAGGACAGAATGACTACCAAAGAGCAAAAAGATGCTTGGAGAATGTGGAAATTACTGGATAGCAAAAAAAAGATGCTCAGAGAGCCATTGCAAAGCAATGCTAGTTGTGTTGTGgcactagtcaaccagaaaacaCTCGCCTGAAAGTCTTAAGAGGTGGACAGTGGAacacaacagaaaaaaaaaacaaaaccaaaaacaatacatgggttaaatttttttaacatttattagaaGTTGTCCTACAGGGAAAGTATGAATTAGGGTTCCTTTCTCGTTAGGCACTTTAAACCGTGTTGAGAATAGAGAAATCAAGAAGACATATAATAAGTTCTGTGTTTTTAGACTACAATGCTACTGAATTTATAGGGGAAaaacataattacaaaatatttagttaCCCTATTTTAGGTTCTagtaacataaatataaaatgaatctAATTGATCCTAATATTAACAATTACTATGTGTGCAGGATTTTACCATATCTACAAGATTCTAATAGTACCAACTAGAATTTATGAAAACAAGGAGGTCCAACCCAAAGTTGTAGGGCAACTTTGGCCGTATTAAGGTGAAACCAAATGTTGATATGTGAGTAAACTTATCAAAGGAAAAGGACTGTTGTCAGGTAAGTATTGTTAGTGAAAATCACTGAGAATGTTGGTTCTTATAATGGGTAGCAATGTGAGTCCCACATTGACAAGAATAAACTACTAAATCTGGTACTTAAAAATCTACGTCTCACACCCtatattatttctcttttaatttggAAGTAAGCCTGGCCTGTAGTTATTTTTTCATGGCAAGAGAGATTTGATAAGGTATCCATTGACCAATTGGTAAATTTTCTTTGGTCTTGTGTTACCATGAAGACAATTATGGCTTTGAGTTGGGTAGTTTGTTGAtttcaatcttttcttgaatcaGTTGTAAGAACATCTTTTCCATGGATAAATAATTTCTATTCATGCTAATGAACTTTACACTTCATGCTATCCCATGctatttcatatttgtttagAATACTATTATTATGAGGTCCAAAAAAGGCAAGAACCTTCTATTGAAGAAAAGTATGGTTTAATTCTTTATACTTGATGTATCGCTAGCTAATTCactatttttgttgtttctatAAAGTAAGATGAATGTCTTTATGTAGTATTTTAGGTAGGTATAAATACTCCGAAGACCAATAGTTTGAACAATTTGCGAAAAGGAACCAAAAATGAACTAACATACAACTCAGTTGAGTTGGATGCCACAATCTTAGGATGGGTTTTTCTAACTATTCCCTTCAACTTAACTTTCATCGATGAGACAAAAACCTTACTTCTCTATTTTCATCACTGGAAAGTGTGATTGTCTGTTTAGCAAGCCTTAAATAGCAATCTGAATACTCTTAATGTGGTTATGTGATCCCTTAGTCCAGATAAAATGCTTTATGCCCTTTTGTTGCTAAACTGATTACTGGTTTTTCGAGATGAATCTCCTTTCCCAAATTTAGtggaaatttttgttgtttgtcttgTCCTGATTTTTCTACAATTTGACCCACTAGGTCTTTTAGCTGTTTTTCTGTAGTTATGGAAAGAAGACATTTTAAGCAACAATATTCTTTCTGTCACAGGTGTTCAATTGGATGAATTAGCACAAATTGATGAATCTCTCAAAATTTTAGTGCCTGGAATTAATGTCAGTAATAAGATTTTACCTGATAAAATGGTAAGGAAATGACAACTAATTAAATTCATATCTCTATATTTTCCCGTCTATCTCCATGGTTTTAATTAACCGTGTATTTGTTTCTTGTACTGCAGATTTCTAGGAAACTAAAATTCCAAACTTCGGATATTGAATGGTCAGGCAGTACTTGGTTTTGTGCTAAACAGCTGAAGCACTACTCAGGGTTTTGCAGGAATGGAACAACCATAAATgtgagaaaattattttatttttcattatatctcaatttttttcctcGCTAATAGGGACTTGGTATTTATGAGGTGCCCAAGTCTCACATCAAATAGTATGTGATATTCGGTGGGACATTTAAGTGTTTGGTTCTCTCGTACTCCCCGAGTAGCTAGCTTTTGAGGATGGGTTCCTAGGACTTTGAGTGCTTATCAAACAGTAACCAAGTTTACTGTCAGTGTCTTGGAAAGGGAACTTGTGGAGGTTTTAGACTAACAAGGAGTTGAGTGAAGTGCCATCAAGTAATGTATTGTGAAAGTGAAGACTTTGGCTCCTAGGGGCAGTGCTGTGATAGGGACTTCGGTATTATAGGGTGTTTAAGATCACATCGAGTAAAATTGGATGTTTGATGGAGTATTTAAGTGTTTAGGTTCTCCTTGACAGATAGCATTTGACGGTGGCATCCCAAGTGCTTATCACCCACTTTCTTGGTACCATatactttttctgtttttggaaGGAGTTTAATTTTCATGATTCTCAGATATCGCATCAGGTAATATGGGATTTTTGATGGAGTATTCAAGTGTTTTGGTTCTCCTTAATAGATAGCCTATGAGGGTGGGTTACCCAAGTGCTTGGGTGCTGATCACCCACTTTCTTGGTAGCGTatactttttctgtttttggaattgtctaatttttatgattctaaagctattttttctaaattttaggTTCATTCATTTGTGTGTATTATGgctgaagaagaaaaccacTATCTTGGTTACTTGGAAGATATGTATGAAGACAAGAAGAGACAAAAAAAGGTGAAGGTGCGTTGGTTTCATCATGGTCAGGAAGTTAAGCAGGTGATTCCACAGCTGATTCTGCAAGAGGGAGAGGTTTTCATCACACCTCATGTTCAGGTGATCAGTGCTGAGTGTGTTAATGGTCCTGCGACTGTTTTGACTCCTAAGCATTATGAGAAATACCTGGCTGCTGTTCCTCATACATCTTTATCCGAGATCCATACGTGCTTTAGGCAGTTTAAAAACAATAGGCTTAAGCCCTTCACACTTACAAAGTTGCGTGGGTATAGTAGCCAGCCTGTTCTTTCTTGTTTAAATAGTCCTATTCTCTCCAAGAGAAAGGCAAAGTTTGAAAAGTCACACACAGATGATGATGAGAACTTCACTCAAGATGATCCTTTAAGGTCCAGCAATAAGAGGATTAGAAGTTCTAAGGATCACATATTTGAGAAGGGTTTTTCTGGTCTGCAAGTCTCTGTTCCTACCAATGAAATGACAAAATGTGGACTGAAATATcctagtttaaaattaaaactatcaAGAAAAACAGTAGGTATTAAGGTTATTGGACCAAAGCCTAAACTTTCTTTTCAGGTCGGTGCTAAGATAGAGGTTCTTTGTCAAGATAGTGGCATTAGAGGATGCTGGTTTAGATGTAAAATCTTGAGCATGTCTCCGAGGCTGCTGAAGGTCCAGTATGATGATTTGCTTGATATAGACGGAGCACAGAAACTAGAGGTATGCAATGgcttgtgttttcttttctttattctttctaTCTATCTTATCTCAGCATTGCTGAACCTGATTGTAGTAATTTTTGGACATAGAAGTccaatcatataaaaaatttctattGATCCATGAAGCTGGTGAAGAGTATGGTTCTCAGACTGTTGTTAACACTTTTAGGAATGGGTCCCTGCATCTAGAGTGGCAGCTCCTGATAAATTGGGTATGCGATGTTCAGGCCGCTTAACAGTCCGGCCATGCCCTCCTGAATACAATTCAGATCGCACTTTTGAGATTGGAGCAGCAGTGGATGCCTGGTGGTGTGATGGATGGTGGGAAGGGGTCATAACTGCAGTTAATGTCAGCGGAGATGGAATCCTGCAAGTTTATACCCCTGGTaggatacatttttttttctttaattattgtGATGTAGTTCACTGGCCCATGGACTCCGTGAGTTTGTGAATCATGTTTTGTTCGGGTTATGTCTGACTAATTATGACTTTCTCATTAGGTGAAGAGAGGTTCCTAAAGGTGGAGCAGAAGAACATTCGGATTTCCCGAGATTGGATCAATAACAGATGGATTGATATACGAGGAAAGCCTGACATTTGCACTTATTTAACTTCAAATGTCAGGTCCAGCATCGGGATGTCAGCTAATTCTGCAGTGGTTGATGGATCCATGTCTGATTGCTCTGCTTTAGAAAGTAAATCATCATCAATTCCCAAAGTTGAACTTGCTAAGAAGGTTGAACCGGAATCGTCTGGTTTGGAAATCCATGTTGATCTGGAAAATATGAAGGGAATAACTCTGAGGGAGCCACTCTATGCCATTCATGAGGACAAGGATAACTCTGGTGGTGGCTGTGATGATGAAGCTGACAAGGCTGTGAAGACACTTCAGACCATAAATGAACACAAGGATAATAACTCTTGTAGTGATGATGACACTGAGGATGATGATAATGTCAATGGTGATGATGTTGACAACGGGGAGGCCAGTGAGGAAAATTTTGATTGTTGTGAACCAAAAGTTGATGCAGCAGAAGCAATACAAGTTGcataatgaatatattatagAAGCTAAATGGggaatttttttctctcctgaTTTTACCTGAAGGTGGAATGAGCTTGTATATAAACCATATGAAGCCATGAGGTAGTTACATATGCAGAGGATAATGATTTTCAAGGTTCTGACTTAAGGATAATTGTAGTGTATAGCATTATAGCTTATGTTTTTGGACTCATGAGAACAACTTCTATAGGCTCCATATTTAGGTCATGTGGCTGGTAGATGCGCAACTGCACATATCAGTTCAAACTGCATATTATAGAGTTAGCCCATGAGTAAAGTTTGTAATGATATTCAGTAGTTTTGGCATTTGACCATGAATCTTACAAGATTACAGAATTACAAAATCTGCCATGTCGAGATTCCTCTATATCTAAATTATCGTTCAAGAAGTAACTGATTTGATTTCTTAAGTAAGGTCCCCTTTTTTTCTGGTTTTCTTAAGTTGGTTCTACTCCAACTACTACGGATCTCAGTTgacttttaaattgatttattagaaaggttgtttttattgtttcacATTATTGGTAAAACAATCAAGTGgtgttttagtatttttaaaaattttgttgtcCCAATAAAGATACACTTTGTTATGTGATTAATAATTAAGAAGTGTGATGTCCATAAATGTCTTTAAAGTTGTCTTTTTTATTCACTTAGATGCTTTATAGCCTTAATGGATTCTTCTCACATGCTATTAAGGTTCATCTggtaaagaataataattaggTCACATATTTAGAATTATCAAAATTCTTAatgttacaaattaaattaattgaaactCCTAATAATTAGACAACTTCCTTGTGAGTGGGTATTAATTAGACAAATGGAAACATTCAATCAGTATTGAAGTGGAGTCCTTCATGATTATAGTTGTgaccaaacaaaaataagaataaaattgaacagGCTTCGCTTTCGTCatatatgtttctatttttgcCGTTTGAAAAATATCTAATCGcatttcactatttttaaaactaagCAAACTAATTTTACCGTTAAttctttctttaagaaaataaaataaaatatgaactttTTACTTAAAACTAGTGACAATACATGcactaaaaagataaaaattaattttatcattaaacttataaaaaatagaaaataagtatgaaaatgaatagtttttatcattttattataagtaggcaattttcttttaaagatagttattgaatttaaaaaaatcagtttgaaaatcagaaagataaaataataaaattatttatattaataaatctaGTACATAAAACATAATACAGCACTGCAAAATTTCTATGATCCTGTTATACAAGCTAACTTCCAATTATGGGAGGCTAGAAGAGAATAATCTATTTCCAAGTTACAGATAGGAAGCAAAAGAGGCCTCAGGGTAAACCGATCCCCTTTTTAATAAGCATATCATACACCCTGTCAACTTTCATGGCATCCAACTTGAACAATTGATGAGCATCAGATTTTGCAGAGACAGTGCCAGCAAGTATTTGCAGTGACAGTTGCTCTTGCATTTTTAGATACGTAGCTGGAGACAATCTTAGCTCACAGCACAAACGTTTCTCCTAACATACAAAACAGACCTCAGAAAATTAATTAACTggatatatattaataaagaaaaattggcCAAAACCATTTATAATAagcatagaaaaatataaataaacttagaTAACTATTACAGTTTATATCAGCTCAAGTCCAGAAGCTTACCGCTTCAGAAAGTAAATCTGCTCCATTGTATCCTATGCCATCCATCTCGTTGACAGAACTAGAAGTAGCTGGCCCTGCAGGTCTTGCACTCAGATCCTTACCAGCTGAATCTGGAGAAGTCAATGCATTTGGAATTCCCTGATTGCTAGGCCCAACCTGAGCACTTTCTTTTGTCCTTGTCCTTCGAGCATTTTCTTCAGCTTCCCTCTTTCTCTT
Above is a genomic segment from Vigna radiata var. radiata cultivar VC1973A chromosome 10, Vradiata_ver6, whole genome shotgun sequence containing:
- the LOC106775860 gene encoding uncharacterized protein LOC106775860 isoform X1: MSGGEVGGGSVFVAWEEQVICQERGNRVIHFYLKDASGNSVLAVVGTERSVRHMMYVVPDHFLQAYGSTQPINACKWRARREVVDWLTCLVSRNRSHHAGVQLDELAQIDESLKILVPGINVSNKILPDKMISRKLKFQTSDIEWSGSTWFCAKQLKHYSGFCRNGTTINVHSFVCIMAEEENHYLGYLEDMYEDKKRQKKVKVRWFHHGQEVKQVIPQLILQEGEVFITPHVQVISAECVNGPATVLTPKHYEKYLAAVPHTSLSEIHTCFRQFKNNRLKPFTLTKLRGYSSQPVLSCLNSPILSKRKAKFEKSHTDDDENFTQDDPLRSSNKRIRSSKDHIFEKGFSGLQVSVPTNEMTKCGLKYPSLKLKLSRKTVGIKVIGPKPKLSFQVGAKIEVLCQDSGIRGCWFRCKILSMSPRLLKVQYDDLLDIDGAQKLEEWVPASRVAAPDKLGMRCSGRLTVRPCPPEYNSDRTFEIGAAVDAWWCDGWWEGVITAVNVSGDGILQVYTPGEERFLKVEQKNIRISRDWINNRWIDIRGKPDICTYLTSNVRSSIGMSANSAVVDGSMSDCSALESKSSSIPKVELAKKVEPESSGLEIHVDLENMKGITLREPLYAIHEDKDNSGGGCDDEADKAVKTLQTINEHKDNNSCSDDDTEDDDNVNGDDVDNGEASEENFDCCEPKVDAAEAIQVA
- the LOC106775860 gene encoding uncharacterized protein LOC106775860 isoform X2; translated protein: MSGGEVGGGSVFVAWEEQVICQERGNRVIHFYLKDASGNSVLAVVGTERSVRHMMYVVPDHFLQAYGSTQPINACKWRARREVVDWLTCLVSRNRSHHAGVQLDELAQIDESLKILVPGINVSNKILPDKMISRKLKFQTSDIEWSGSTWFCAKQLKHYSGFCRNGTTINVHSFVCIMAEEENHYLGYLEDMYEDKKRQKKVKVRWFHHGQEVKQVIPQLILQEGEVFITPHVQVGAKIEVLCQDSGIRGCWFRCKILSMSPRLLKVQYDDLLDIDGAQKLEEWVPASRVAAPDKLGMRCSGRLTVRPCPPEYNSDRTFEIGAAVDAWWCDGWWEGVITAVNVSGDGILQVYTPGEERFLKVEQKNIRISRDWINNRWIDIRGKPDICTYLTSNVRSSIGMSANSAVVDGSMSDCSALESKSSSIPKVELAKKVEPESSGLEIHVDLENMKGITLREPLYAIHEDKDNSGGGCDDEADKAVKTLQTINEHKDNNSCSDDDTEDDDNVNGDDVDNGEASEENFDCCEPKVDAAEAIQVA